From the genome of Parazoarcus communis, one region includes:
- a CDS encoding tetratricopeptide repeat protein has protein sequence MKRTWLLFFPLVSASSLLIAQDSSRSDWIRNPAMGNYKAYAEFKMANYDGARHVWEVLAGVGNTDALFNLAVLAEDGLGEPRDLAKAEALYIAAADAGNFKAQYRLGMLYSSGGILGKDLEKARYYLSRAAAAGDRDATARLQSLSMPERTPGDFERAEILSSSGRHAEAASLYRQLATQGDARSQTRLAWMYEAGLGVERSLDEAARRFAIAAEAGEAEAQYALAVMFRTGKGQPVDIARSRHWLERAADQHYPPALAALAAASEAEGGE, from the coding sequence ATGAAACGCACCTGGCTTCTGTTTTTCCCGCTCGTGTCCGCGTCATCCCTGCTGATTGCGCAGGACAGCAGCCGCAGCGACTGGATCAGGAATCCGGCGATGGGCAACTACAAGGCCTACGCCGAGTTCAAGATGGCCAACTACGATGGTGCTCGCCATGTGTGGGAGGTGCTGGCGGGCGTTGGTAATACCGACGCCTTGTTCAACCTCGCTGTGCTGGCGGAAGACGGTCTCGGTGAGCCGCGAGACCTCGCCAAGGCCGAGGCGCTGTACATCGCGGCAGCAGACGCCGGCAACTTCAAGGCCCAGTATCGCCTGGGCATGCTCTACAGCAGCGGCGGAATACTTGGTAAGGACCTTGAGAAGGCACGCTACTACCTGAGCCGTGCGGCAGCGGCGGGAGATCGCGATGCCACCGCACGGCTGCAGTCGCTGTCCATGCCCGAACGCACACCCGGCGATTTCGAGCGGGCCGAAATCCTCTCGAGCAGCGGCAGACACGCCGAGGCCGCGAGCCTTTACCGGCAGCTCGCCACACAGGGCGACGCCAGATCGCAGACGCGTCTTGCGTGGATGTACGAGGCCGGGCTTGGCGTCGAACGCAGCCTGGACGAAGCCGCTCGACGTTTCGCCATCGCAGCCGAGGCGGGCGAAGCCGAGGCGCAGTACGCGCTGGCCGTCATGTTCCGCACCGGCAAGGGGCAGCCCGTCGATATCGCGCGCAGCCGGCACTGGCTCGAACGCGCAGCGGACCAGCACTATCCGCCGGCGCTTGCGGCACTCGCAGCCGCAAGCGAGGCGGAGGGCGGTGAGTAG